In the genome of Nitrososphaerota archaeon, the window AACCAGCGACTTCACCAGGTCCGGGTGGTCTGCCGCCAGGTACGCTGAAATGAAACCGCCATAGGAATGGCCGACTACGTTTGCCGGCGCGATACCCAACTTCTCAATGAAACCCTTCAGGTCCACTGCGTTGTTCCCAACGGTCGAATCGGTGACGTCCCCCTCCCTCTTGTTGGGCGCGGCGTACCTCCTGCTCAGTGAAAACACTCTGAACCTCTTCGACAAGGGATCTGCCTGGGCGGTCCAGGCTCGGTAGTCCGTCGGTATCCCGTGGACGAAGACTACGGGGTCTCCGCTCCCCTTCTCCTCATAGTACAGGCTGGCGCTTCCCACGTCCACCGAGGGCATCTCTTCCCTCAGACGCGTCAGCGACTATATGACTCTGCCTAGGCGGATTTCTTCCATGCCTGCGCCCGCTTGCAGAAGTCGTCACCCTCCTCCATCGCTTTGGGGCAGTGCTTGTAGTGGTTGACGACCTCCCGAAGCATCTCTTCAATGGGGGTAGGCGCGCCAGGGCATAGAGAGTCCAGCTGGGCCCTCACCTCCATCAGTGGTTGCCAGACATCGACAGGTATGGTCAGAGGGACGCCTTGCTTTCTTGTAGCCATGGTCAGCGCATCGATAGGCCGCCTTATTTTGGGTTGGGAGGAGAACGGAAGAAGGACTCAGAGGCCTAGGCTGTTGATAATACCGCCCGAATTGCCGTCCACCACCAGCACAATCTTCGTCCCCTTGTGGTCGTATCTCGCGAACCAAACCGGCGCATGGAGCAGCTCCCCGTCCCCCACGTCGGACTCCGTCGAGAGTTGCTGGATCATATGGTGAGCCTGATGGGCCTTCTCCGACTGCACCTGGTCGACCATGGTCTTCGCCTGGTACTTCGCAGTGTCCTCCCCTAGGTCGCCGTTGAGAACCTTCATCCCCTTCATCTTCGTCTCGTCGAAGATCGCCCTGTCGGCCAGGTTGAACTGGTAATCCTTCGGCTGATACTCAGTCAGCGCCTTCAGAGCTACCACTGGAAAGTTGTAGTCGTTGTCCATCTCGTAGGCCCGCCTCGCCCCCTGGCCTCCCCCGATTCCTCCGCCTCCCATCATCGTCCCTAGGAGGACCCCTCCCATCAGGCCACCGCCTCCTCGCCTACCTCCGCTCATGGCCGCACCCATGATGCCCGCGAGGGCCGCAGTCGTTGCTATGCTCCCTGCCTCAGCCGCCATGTCGTTGGCTACGAGCGACGTCCTCGCTGAAACTGGCATCAGCCAGTAGGGTACCAGGGCCAGGTTCATCTCTTCAAGCTGAGACTCTTCCATAAGGTGCCTGTGGAAGAGGCCCCGGTCCATCTGCCCGTGGATTATCTTCAGGACGTCATCCTGGCTCGTTAACTTCACCGGAAGCATCGTGTGCTTGTTGATGCTCTTCCATCCCTCGTTGCCGAGGGTCACGCTGCTCCCGCAATAGGCGCAGGTGATAATCATCTCTCCGAACTTCGGGGTTATGGGGGCCCCGCAGCTCGGGCACTTCAGGGCGGTCGCCCCCGAAGGCGCCAGCACCTGTTCCTTGCTAGTGGCAGAAGCCTGCTGCCCGGAAGCCAGAGAAACCTTCGCCCCGCACTTGAAGCAGAATCCCGCCTCGTCTGGAAGCTGCGTGCCGCACTTCGGGCAGAACATCCGGCGTACCTCCTACAGCTGCTGTCCGCAGCTTGGGCAGAACTTCGTGCTTTCACCGACGGCGGTCCCGCAGTTCGGACAGAACTTTGGCTTCGTCCCGCCTGGCGCGCTGCCCTGTGGTTGGACCTGAGTCGCACCGCAGTTCGGGCAGAACTTCGTGTTGAGAGGCATGAGCGTCCCGCAGCTCGGGCAGCTCTTCGTCTGGCCCTGGGTCATCCCCTGGGCCATCTGTCCCCCTATGGCCGAACCAGCGCCGATGCCTGCCCCGAGTCCTGCAAAGACGCCTGCGCCCCCAGATGGATTCTTCGCTGCATCGTCGATCGCCTGGCCGGTCTGATATTGCATATAGTTGACTCCCAGCACTGACATCTGCGACCTTGTGTCTATCGCCTTCTGGACCTCGTCTGGGAGGCTGATCGTCAGGCCTGAAATCTTGTTGATCTCGATTCCGTACTGTCCCAGGTGGTCGGGGGCGGCCGCCAGGATCTCCTGCTCGATGTTCGTCAGGTTCGCCGCAAGGTCCGTCACCTTGAGCCCCTGGGCCTTCATCTTCCCGACTGCGTTGTAGACGAGGATTACGACCTGGTCCTTGACCCTTCCGTCGACGTCGTCCGACGTGTCCGCGTTGAAAGTTCCTACGAACTGGTTGATGAAGAGCTCCGGGGACGAGATCTTCCACCTGTACTCTCCAAAGACCCGCAGGTTCACGATTCCGAAGGTAGGGTCGGTGAATTGATATGGCTGGGCGCTCCCGAACTTACCGTCCAGGTATCGCTTCGGGAGGTAGAAGACCTCTGCCTCCTGCACCACTCCGGTGAAGAACTTCAGCAGCTTCCCCACCACCGGCGCGTTGATGTCCGTCAGCGCATACCTGTTCGGCTGGTCGAAGTAGGTGAGAACCTTTCCGTCCCTGTAGAAGACCGCAATCTCGTCCTCCCTCACCACAATGTTGTCGTTGAGGCGGATGTTCCTCGGCACCTTCCAGAGGACGCTCCCCTGCTTGAACTGGTCATCCCAGGCTATGGTAGTCGAGCCGAAAACACTGCCCCCCGTAACAGGCACCGCGTCAGGTTTCTTTCCAAACAATCCTAAATCACTACTTGAGGGCTATGCCCTCCACCATTTCAATCCTCATGGACCACTTCTGCTTCAGGTCAGACACCGCCCTCGCGATCTGGCCGAGGGAGGTCTGGATGGAGTTCGGGGCCGAGCTGTCGTAGGTCAGGCCCTCGGAGGAAGTGGACTCTTCCAGCTGGAATACCGAGCTCACGAAGGAATAATCGTAATCGTAAAGCTTGTTGAGCTTGTCTTCGTTAACCGTGATTGGCGCCACCCAGCCGGCGTACCCCTGGGCCGCATGCCTCACTTCTCCGCTGAACCCCTGCACCTGCGAGATAAGAGACCCGACGCCTGTGAGGTTCGTGAGGTCGTTGGTCGCGGCCACCTGCTTCCTTAGCCCCTCCAGGTTCGTCTTGACCCGGTCGAGCCTGTCTGCGACTTGGTTCCTAAGTAGCTCGTCCGAGACCCTGATGTCCTCTTTGCTCCTGTAGCCTCTTAGGCCCGGTATGAGGAGCTGCAGCTTCTTCAGAGCCCCCCGGTTGGCCTCTACCTGCTGTCTGATGTCTGGATTGGCCTCTGACAAAACTTTCCCTACTTTGGGTCTCGAACGCTCTCACGGATATAAAGATTGAGAGGATTCTCAATTATGAGAGCACCATGAGAGGCGCGTCTCCTCCCCGCTCACTTGTCGTGAAACGGATTGTTCCCGCCCTGCTCCGTCGCCCACCATCTTTCGAATCCGAAGAGGGCTCCTAGGACAGCCATTATCGGATAGAACCAGTAGACCGAAGAGTCCGGCGCAGCTCCGGCGTAGACCAGCGCCGCCTGCAGCGCGAGGAGAAGGGCGATGAAGATAGCTATCCCAGCGGCAACCATCTTGACTAGCCTCTTGAGGTGGGCCGTCGTCAGGCCGTGCCATTCCGCCCTGCTCATTCTGCCTCGCTTCCCGGTGGTCGTCGCCTATCATATTTCAAGTTCCTAATCACTTTACGGCGTCCTTCGACAATCCTTAAGATTCTCCAAGGTGGATTCCCTCGTGGTGGAGCTCGACAAGCTGAGGATAGGGTGCAGTGGTTGGTCTTACAAGGACTGGCAGGGCATCTTCTACCCCAAGGACCTTGCCCCCAAGGACTACCTGGGATTCTATTCCAAGACCTTCAACTGCGTCGAGATAGACTCCAGCTTCTACCGAATACCGAACCAGTTCATGATCAACCAATGGAAGAGCAACACTCCGGAGGGATTCCTCTTTTCCCCCAAGCTTCCCAAGAAGATAACCCATGACAACAAGCTGGAGGCCTCAGAATCGACGCTGGTCTACTTCTACAGCATGGTAAGCAAGCTCAAGGAGAAACTCGGTCCAATCGCCATCCAGCTCCCTCCGTCCATCAAGCTGACCACCCACATGGACACCATGAAGAGCTTCATCTCTCTCCTGAGCCCCGA includes:
- a CDS encoding zinc ribbon domain-containing protein; protein product: MFCPKCGTQLPDEAGFCFKCGAKVSLASGQQASATSKEQVLAPSGATALKCPSCGAPITPKFGEMIITCAYCGSSVTLGNEGWKSINKHTMLPVKLTSQDDVLKIIHGQMDRGLFHRHLMEESQLEEMNLALVPYWLMPVSARTSLVANDMAAEAGSIATTAALAGIMGAAMSGGRRGGGGLMGGVLLGTMMGGGGIGGGQGARRAYEMDNDYNFPVVALKALTEYQPKDYQFNLADRAIFDETKMKGMKVLNGDLGEDTAKYQAKTMVDQVQSEKAHQAHHMIQQLSTESDVGDGELLHAPVWFARYDHKGTKIVLVVDGNSGGIINSLGL
- a CDS encoding SPFH domain-containing protein; the protein is MFGKKPDAVPVTGGSVFGSTTIAWDDQFKQGSVLWKVPRNIRLNDNIVVREDEIAVFYRDGKVLTYFDQPNRYALTDINAPVVGKLLKFFTGVVQEAEVFYLPKRYLDGKFGSAQPYQFTDPTFGIVNLRVFGEYRWKISSPELFINQFVGTFNADTSDDVDGRVKDQVVILVYNAVGKMKAQGLKVTDLAANLTNIEQEILAAAPDHLGQYGIEINKISGLTISLPDEVQKAIDTRSQMSVLGVNYMQYQTGQAIDDAAKNPSGGAGVFAGLGAGIGAGSAIGGQMAQGMTQGQTKSCPSCGTLMPLNTKFCPNCGATQVQPQGSAPGGTKPKFCPNCGTAVGESTKFCPSCGQQL
- a CDS encoding DUF72 domain-containing protein, whose protein sequence is MDSLVVELDKLRIGCSGWSYKDWQGIFYPKDLAPKDYLGFYSKTFNCVEIDSSFYRIPNQFMINQWKSNTPEGFLFSPKLPKKITHDNKLEASESTLVYFYSMVSKLKEKLGPIAIQLPPSIKLTTHMDTMKSFISLLSPEFKHAIEFRHKSWFTPEVYALLRKNNIAMVWSLNQYLETPPEVTADFIYMRMVGDRELTEFTGIQKDRSEDMKRWASVVQDTSGKFESGYIFFNNHFAGFSPESSNEFRRLLGLMELDWKAQGNHQQTLFGS
- a CDS encoding alpha/beta hydrolase, whose product is MPSVDVGSASLYYEEKGSGDPVVFVHGIPTDYRAWTAQADPLSKRFRVFSLSRRYAAPNKREGDVTDSTVGNNAVDLKGFIEKLGIAPANVVGHSYGGFISAYLAADHPDLVKSLVLVEPAVSTLLVANQKSSAQLLSLLLRSPSVALAARRFQSG